The Gasterosteus aculeatus chromosome 8, fGasAcu3.hap1.1, whole genome shotgun sequence genome has a window encoding:
- the znf648 gene encoding uncharacterized protein znf648 encodes MINRANKVTMSDEISPLMLDRKHQERPSVTSSPPDGQLLMNPQHARDGSSFGGICGANPHPESCEVGILFVYPQTPNWSLVEKFAELSPSTAFKDDIDSSSRGLPQCTKHIENNKVRGANEAVLDAAQKKESNCLESHTTQSNASLKQRASKLKELNVEDGSPGGVGNNAKKEDVHRLFVKKLLKKRQDDKIPRLLVAMKKRNEVDKEHRPFKCTHCNWAFKKFCNLQSHLQTHTGLKPHVCDICGKAYSHQGTLQQHKRLHTGERPYHCPFCVKTYIWSSDYRKHIRTHTGEKPYACDTCGKDFIRSSDLRKHERNMHTNDKPFPCTHCGKTFNKPLSLKRHERKHLGERPFSCPDCGKTFALASRMAEHQKVHAGVRPYVCPVCSKCFTKSSNLTEHEAIHSGARPHKCAECGVAFAMASRLVRHQYVHSKEKPHNCTGCSKNFSHPATLKLHQEQTCAGRIFVCVECDKSFQCATKLAQHVLNHGDTSA; translated from the coding sequence ATGATAAATCGTGCTAATAAAGTGACCATGTCAGATGAAATCTCCCCACTGATGCTCGACAGAAAACACCAAGAAAGGCCTTCTGTCACTTCTTCTCCCCCGGATGGACAGCTCTTAATGAATCCTCAGCATGCGAGGGATGGCTCTTCATTTGGCGGTATTTGTGGTGCAAACCCGCATCCGGAGAGCTGTGAAGTTGGAATCCTTTTTGTTTACCCTCAGACACCAAACTGGTCTCTAGTGGAGAAGTTTGCTGAGCTTTCACCGTCAACAGCATTTAAAGATGATATCGACAGCAGCAGTCGGGGATTGCCACAATGCACTAAACATATTGAGAACAATAAAGTACGCGGAGCTAACGAGGCGGTCTTGGATGCTgcgcaaaaaaaagaaagtaactgCCTCGAGAGCCATACGACACAAAGTAATGCCTCACTCAAACAGAGGGCATCCAAACTCAAGGAGCTCAATGTTGAGGATGGTTCTCCGGGTGGTGTGGGGAACAATGCCAAAAAGGAGGACGTACACCGTCTTTTTGTCAAAAAATTACTTAAAAAGCGCCAAGATGACAAAATCCCTCGACTTTTGGTCGCGATGAAAAAACGCAATGAAGTTGACAAAGAGCACCGGCCCTTCAAGTGCACCCACTGCAACTGGGCTTTTAAGAAGTTCTGCAATCTGCAAAGTCACTTGCAAACGCACACTGGCCTCAAGCCACATGTGTGCGACATATGTGGCAAGGCTTACTCCCATCAGGGCACGCTGCAGCAGCACAAACGCCTCCACACGGGAGAAAGACCATACCACTGCCCCTTCTGCGTCAAGACCTACATCTGGTCCTCGGATTACCGCAAGCAtatccgcacacacacaggtgaaaaGCCCTACGCATGTGACACCTGTGGGAAGGATTTCATTCGTTCCTCTGACCTGCGGAAGCATGAGCGGAACATGCACACCAATGACAAGCCCTTCCCATGCACGCACTGCGGCAAGACCTTCAATAAGCCCCTCTCCCTGAAGCGCCACGAGAGGAAGCACCTGGGAGAGAGGCCTTTCTCCTGCCCCGACTGCGGCAAAACCTTCGCTCTGGCCAGTCGGATGGCAGAGCACCAGAAGGTCCACGCGGGGGTTCGTCCGTACGTCTGCCCGGTGTGCTCCAAGTGCTTCACCAAGTCGTCCAACTTGACCGAGCACGAGGCCATTCACAGCGGCGCGCGGCCCCACAAGTGCGCAGAGTGCGGCGTGGCGTTCGCCATGGCATCTCGCCTCGTGCGTCACCAGTACGTCCACAGTAAGGAGAAACCCCACAACTGCACGGGCTGCAGCAAGAACTTTAGTCACCCGGCCACATTGAAGCTCCACCAGGAGCAAACGTGTGCTGGAAGGATCTTTGTCTGCGTGGAGTGTGACAAGTCCTTCCAGTGTGCCACGAAGCTCGCTCAGCACGTGCTGAACCACGGGGACACCAGTGCCTGA
- the glulb gene encoding glutamine synthetase, whose translation MATSTSSKLNKAVKQQYMDLPQGDKVQAMYIWIDGSGEGLRCKTRTLDSEPKTIEELPEWNFDGSSTYQSEGSNSDMYLIPAAMFRDPFRKDPNKLVLCEVLKYNHKPAETNLRHTCKQIMSMVENNHPWFGMEQEYTILGTDGHPFGWPSNGFPGPQGPYYCGVGADKAYGRDIVEAHYRACMYAGVDICGTNAEVMPAQWEFQVGPSEGINMGDHLWVARFILHRVCEDFGVVVSFDPKPIPGNWNGAGCHTNFSTKEMREEGGLKIIEESIERLAKRHMYHIRAYDPKGGLDNARRLTGRHETSSIDEFSAGVANRGASIRIPRSVGQDKKGYFEDRRPAANCDPYSVTEALVRTCLLKEQGEEPTDQIRA comes from the exons ATGGCCACCTCAACCAGTTCTAAACTGAACAAAGCTGTTAAGCAACAGTACATGGACCTCCCTCAGGGGGATAAGGTCCAAGCCATGTACATCTGGATCGACGGTTCTGGAGAGGGACTGCGTTGCAAGACCAGAACTTTGGATTCTGAACCCAAGACAATTGAGG AGCTTCCTGAGTGGAACTTTGATGGCTCCAGCACGTACCAGTCAGAGGGCTCCAACAGCGACATGTACTTGATCCCTGCCGCCATGTTCAGGGACCCGTTCAGAAAAGACCCCAACAAGCTGGTGCTCTGCGAGGTGCTCAAGTACAACCACAAGCCTGCAG AGACCAATCTGCGGCACACGTGTAAGCAGATCATGAGCATGGTGGAGAATAACCACCCGTGGTTCGGCATGGAGCAGGAGTACACCATCCTGGGCACGGATGGACATCCCTTCGGCTGGCCCTCCAACGGCTTCCCTGGTCCACAAG GGCCTTATTACTGTGGAGTTGGAGCGGACAAGGCGTACGGGCGCGACATCGTGGAGGCCCATTACCGGGCCTGCATGTACGCGGGGGTTGACATCTGCGGCACCAATGCTGAAGTCATGCCAGCTCAG TGGGAGTTCCAGGTTGGGCCCAGTGAAGGCATCAACATGGGGGATCATCTGTGGGTTGCTCGCTTCATCCTTCACAGAGTGTGTGAGGATTTTGGCGTGGTGGTCTCCTTTGACCCCAAACCAATCCCGGGCAACTGGAACGGCGCTGGCTGCCACACAAACTTCAGCACCAAGGAGATGCGAGAGGAAGGCGGACTGAA AATCATCGAGGAGTCGATCGAGAGGCTGGCCAAGAGACACATGTACCACATCCGGGCCTACGACCCCAAAGGCGGGCTCGACAATGCCAGGCGCCTCACCGGCCGCCACGAGACCTCCAGCATCGACGAGTTCTCGGCTGGCGTGGCCAATCGGGGCGCCAGCATCCGCATCCCTCGCTCGGTAGGGCAGGACAAGAAGGGCTACTTCGAGGACCGCCGACCGGCCGCCAACTGCGACCCTTACAGCGTCACAGAGGCTCTGGTGCGCACGTGTTTACTCAAAGAACAGGGAGAGGAGCCCACCGATCAGATCAGAGCATGA